The Primulina eburnea isolate SZY01 chromosome 8, ASM2296580v1, whole genome shotgun sequence genome contains a region encoding:
- the LOC140839330 gene encoding uncharacterized protein yields the protein MIGFNFLKTEMKDGFYDKLEFLLQGQQNTYYIGGLMAFELTERNSSYAFELVRKHFSNNNLEPSYPYVKKLLTLKPKHGGLVPKQLDESPGVKFPSLSSLDAYLQYWGTHSVTQSKALYTWINEKGLVVSQRTYKELNSNATEISKKLLINRNPIIKTGDRVLLVYLPGLDFIDAFFGCLRAGVIPVPAIPPDPSQTGGQALLHVSNITKACNAVAILSTVNYHITVKAASARNILLLKGKSKSSPCWPDLPWLHTDSWVKKSKISDPCSHTVELYEPSTHDLCFLQYTSGSTGEAKGVMITHGGLIHNVKMMRKKYKSTSNTVLVSWLPQYHDMGLIGGLFTSMVSGGSAVLFSPLTFIRNPLLWLQTITTYHATHSAGPNFSFELLVRRLEANKTQQFDLSSMVFLMVAAEPIRATTMRKFLEFTQPFGLSQEVMAPGYGLAENCVYVCSAYGEGKEIMVDWQDRVCCGYVNPDADPDPGVHIKIVDPETGKEQENFEKEGEVWISSPSAGVGYWGMEELSQKTFRNELNDTGKKYTKTGDLGRIIDGKLFITARIKDLVIIAGKNVYCSDIEKTVETSCELLRPGCCAAIGVPKDILSTKGISVTEIFDQVGLVVIAEVRDVKSIPNEVIKQIQTCVAEEHGIVVASVVLIKPKTISKTTSGKIKRFECLKRYADGTLDIVGQLTTGEKSRPQIGISAAAPQGKNAHPSTHSSINKTDIRNFLMELLSQMTGISIANISTSESLVSYGVDSIGMVRAAQKLSDFLGVPVGAIDIFTATCINDLANFAENLLKKSHSQSAPELLHSTKMKSKATTTVIEPSWSTKLAIWSMQLVGLAYVTFLILFPAYISISKFTRWMSTSRTQMQLNTLFGYFLPLVCAPLSWMLCIFSTCICIAFLGTPFLQPSYALDPEISIWSAEFVKWWTLYKVEEVSSKVLAVHLRGTVFMNYWFRMLGAKVASSALIDTTDITDPFLVSIGEAAIIAEGALLQSHEVKNGVLSLNPIKIGSRSSVGPYACLQKGVVVEDGDEIPALGSGGGNCNGDNIRKVSLNKHIFLVSSAVECRLHFHPFFNTSKKHVRCTCNEVDVIHASSCNQSASLDHGRSVVYAICQHLRNKKPLPEAWKVFLNQSDVKVDLTGCPMAASLQKKVAKEVTLARPWYVTLWLMSGQPFIQTFLPYFLIGLVIFAPLNSIFYLNKISKIQMQWLLPFFWICSGILAGLLCAVTKWILVGHKKEGEIEPIWSIGIFMDTTWQAIRTLVGEYYMDMTTGSFFFGIWMKILGSKVAWDRGVYVDSIGAVLNPELVEVQEYGSVEREALLFGHIYEGEGGKVKYGNIVVGQGGFVGSIAVAMPGVTVGTRGSLGALSLAMKGEFIN from the exons ATGATTGGttttaattttctgaaaacagAGATGAAGGATGGGTTTTACGATAAGTTAGAGTTTCTATTGCAAGGTCAGCAAAATACTTACTACATTGGCGGGCTCATGGCATTTGAGTTGACAGAGAGGAACTCCAGTTATGCCTTCGAGCTAGTCCGCAAGCATTTTTCGAATAACAACCTGGAACCAAGCTACCCCTACGTAAAG AAATTATTGACACTGAAACCAAAACATGGGGGGCTGGTTCCCAAGCAATTGGATGAGTCGCCTGGTGTCAAGTTTCCATCTCTTTCCTCGCTTGATGCCTACCTGCAATATTGGGGAACTCACAGTGTCACTCAGAGCAAGGCgctatatacttggatcaatgAAAAGGGATTGGTTGTATCACAGAGAACATATAAAGAACTTAACTCCAATGCTACGGAAATCTCCAAGAAACTGTTGATAAACCGTAACCCAATCATCAAGACGGGTGATAGGGTTCTCTTGGTCTATCTCCCAGGTCTAGACTTCATTGACGCCTTCTTCGGGTGTCTGAGAGCAGGAGTCATACCAGTTCCTGCAATTCCTCCTGATCCATCTCAAACGGGCGGACAAGCACTTCTTCATGTGTCTAACATCACAAAAGCATGCAATGCCGTTGCCATTCTATCAACAGTCAATTACCACATCACCGTGAAGGCCGCTTCTGCTCGAAATATTCTATTGCTAAAAGGGAAGAGTAAATCATCTCCATGCTGGCCTGATCTTCCCTGGTTGCATACAGATTCTTGGGTGAAAAAATCCAAAATTTCTGATCCTTGCAGTCATACAGTTGAGCTATATGAACCTTCAACACATGATTTGTGCTTCTTGCAATATACATCAGGTTCAACAGGTGAGGCCAAAGGCGTCATGATAACTCATGGTGGGCTAATTCACAATGTAAAGATGATGCGAAAAAAATACAAGAGCACATCAAATACAGTGCTTGTAAGTTGGCTGCCTCAGTATCATGATATGGGACtgatcgggggactttttacaAGTATGGTAAGTGGTGGATCCGCAGTTCTGTTTTCTCCTCTAACATTCATAAGGAATCCTCTCTTGTGGTTGCAAACTATAACCACCTATCATGCTACTCATAGTGCCGGCCCCAATTTCTCCTTCGAACTCCTTGTTCGTAGGTTAGAGGCCAACAAAACACAACAATTTGATTTGTCTTCCATGGTTTTTCTCATGGTTGCTGCTGAACCAATCAGAGCAACAACGATGAGAAAgtttcttgaatttactcaacCTTTTGGATTGTCTCAAGAAGTAATGGCTCCAGGTTATGGATTAGCAGAGAACTGTGTATATGTATGTAGTGCATATGGAGAAGGTAAAGAGATTATGGTCGATTGGCAAGATAGGGTGTGTTGCGGATACGTTAATCCAGATGCTGATCCTGATCCTGGTGTTCATATTAAAATTGTTGATCCAGAAACAGGCAAGGAacaagaaaattttgaaaaagaagGGGAGGTCTGGATTAGTAGTCCTAGTGCTGGAGTTGGGTACTGGGGAATGGAGGAGTTGAGCCAAAAGACATTCAGAAATGAGTTGAATGATACTGGAAAAAAATACACAAAGACTGGAGATTTGGGGCGAATTATAGATGGAAAATTATTCATCACAGCTCGAATCAAAGATCTTGTGATAATTGCAGGGAAGAACGTATATTGCTCAGATATTGAGAAAACAGTTGAAACCTCGTGTGAACTTCTACGCCCAGGCTGTTGCGCTGCAATTGGTGTTCCAAAGGATATTCTTTCGACAAAAGGAATATCAGTCACTGAAATTTTTGATCAAGTTGGATTGGTGGTAATTGCAGAGGTACGCGATGTTAAGTCAATTCCTAATGAAGTTATTAAACAGATTCAGACCTGTGTTGCAGAGGAACATGGGATAGTGGTTGCATCCGTCGTTCTGATCAAACCTAAGACCATTAGCAAGACGACATCAGGAAAAATCAAGCGATTTGAATGTCTCAAAAGGTATGCTGATGGAACTCTGGATATTGTTGGTCAACTAACTACTGGAGAAAAGTCACGGCCCCAGATTGGGATTAGTGCAGCAGCTCCTCAAGGCAAAAATGCTCACCCTTCGACACATTCAAGTATTAACAAGACGGACATAAGAAATTTTTTGATGGAGCTGCTCTCTCAAATGACTGGAATTTCTATTGCCAACATCTCCACGTCTGAAAGTCTTGTATCATATGGGGTTGATTCCATTGGTATGGTTCGTGCAGCTCAAAAGCTTTCAGATTTTCTAGGAGTTCCTGTTGGTGCAATTGACATTTTTACTGCCACCTGCATCAACGACTTGGCTAACTTTGCCGAAAATCTTTTAAAGAAGTCCCATTCTCAATCAGCCCCTGAACTGCTGCATTCTACAAAGATGAAGTCAAAAGCAACCACAACAGTTATCGAGCCTTCTTGGTCTACTAAGCTGGCAATTTGGTCGATGCAACTTGTAGGACTTGCATATGTTACCTTCTTGATATTATTTCCTGCATACATATCCATTTCCAAATTTACACGCTGGATGTCCACAAGCCGCACACAGATGCAGCTCAATACTCTCTTCGGTTACTTCCTTCCTTTGGTATGCGCTCCTCTTTCTTGGATGTTATGCATTTTCTCCACATGCATCTGCATAGCGTTTCTTGGCACTCCATTTCTGCAGCCAAGCTATGCATTAGATCCAGAGATTTCAATCTGGTCAGCTGAATTCGTCAAGTGGTGGACACTGTATAAGGTTGAAGAGGTCTCTTCAAAAGTTCTAGCAGTTCATCTGAGAGGCACCGTGTTCATGAATTACTGGTTTAGGATGCTAGGAGCCAAAGTTGCATCCTCTGCATTAATTGACACCACAGACATCACTGACCCATTTTTAGTTTCAATTGGGGAAGCAGCAATAATTGCAGAAGGTGCGTTGCTTCAGAGTCATGAAGTGAAAAATGGAGTGTTGAGTTTAAATCCGATAAAAATTGGTTCAAGATCTTCAGTGGGCCCATATGCTTGTCTTCAAAAAGGCGTGGTGGTGGAAGATGGAGATGAAATACCTGCATTGGGTTCTGGAGGAGGAAACTGCAATGGAGATAATATCAGAAAGGTTAGTCTCAACAAGCATATTTTCTTAGTTAGTTCTGCTGTAGAATGTAGGTTGCATTTTCATCCATTTTTTAACACTAGCAAGAAGCACGTGCGATGCac ATGTAATGAAGTGGATGTAATCCATGCTTCGTCATGCAATCAAAGTGCATCATTGGATCATGGACGTTCAGTAGTTTATGCAATATGCCAACATCTGAGAAACAAAAAGCCTCTTCCTGAGGCTTGGAAGGTTTTCTTGAATCAGTCTGATGTTAAAGTTGACCTCACAGGCTGTCCAATGGCAGCATCACTGCAAAAAAAAGTTGCCAAAGAAGTGACACTGGCAAGGCCCTGGTATGTGACTTTGTGGCTGATGTCTGGTCAGCCATTTATACAGACTTTTCTCCCTTATTTTCTGATTGGATTGGTAATCTTTGCTCCACTGAATAGCATCTTCTACCTTAATAAGATCAGCAAAATACAAATGCAATGGTTGCTGCCATTCTTCTGGATATGTTCAGGTATCCTAGCAGGACTTCTTTGTGCTGTGACCAAATGGATTCTGGTAGGGCACAAGAAAGAAGGCGAAATCGAGCCAATTTGGAGCATAGGGATATTCATGGATACTACTTGGCAAGCAATAAGGACACTGGTAGGGGAATATTACATGGATATGACAACTGGGTCATTTTTCTTTGGAATATGGATGAAGATATTGGGTTCAAAAGTTGCCTGGGACAGAGGTGTTTATGTGGACAGTATTGGTGCTGTGTTAAATCCTGAACTGGTTGAAGTTCAGGAATATGGTTCTGTGGAAAGAGAAGCTTTGCTCTTCGGGCACATATATGAGGGTGAAGGGGGTAAAGTCAAGTATGGAAATATTGTCGTTGGGCAAGGCGGATTTGTGGGAAGCATAGCCGTGGCCATGCCTGGAGTGACCGTGGGAACAAGAGGTAGCCTGGGAGCTCTCTCTCTGGCAATGAAGGGAGAGTTTATCAACTAA
- the LOC140840270 gene encoding uncharacterized protein, with protein MLYKRDILLHVFLKTRGQVKALYIPHIQIKFIKHNTLFPLQNTRLAENRPLEIMDGGSVIDDQFSKLHPSFPPKTRIAIVGAGPSGLSAAYALCKLGYSDVTVIEKQQSPGGMCESVEIEGRIYDLGGQVLAANSAPSIFYLAGEVGAETEEMDTHKFALIDYTTGALKEMKLVEDYVSVISLTLKLQDKAKASGRIGVHAVSNIAPDLAPEYLKAQGFQSVPKSVIYGYTASGYGFVEDMPYAYIHEFTRTSMAGKIRRFKGGYTSLWKKLSERLPVKYHCNALVQSVNRDSSGIKVEILTENKEVQVMDFDKMIVSGSFPFNSGNTYRSPSQNKSETTKDNMDFSELEKELFSKVQTVDYYTTVLKIKGLEHIPKGFYYFDKFMEDPASIGNPVAMQRFYGDTNIFLFWSYGNSADIQGTRVAELAIDAAKRIGGEIEEIILQRKFKYFPHVSSEGMLNSPKD; from the exons ATGCTATATAAACGCGATATATTGCTGCATGTTTTTCTCAAGACCCGCGGCCAAGTAAAGGCACTGTACATACCACATATTCAGATTAAATTCATAAAACATAATACCCTTTTCCCACTTCAAAATACCAG ACTTGCAGAAAACCGGCCATTGGAGATAATGGACGGAGGATCGGTGATTGATGACCAATTCTCGAAGCTACACCCGAGCTTTCCTCCAAAGACGAGGATTGCCATAGTTGGAGCTGGACCAAGCGGGCTCTCTGCTGCTTATGCACTCTGTAAACTGGGATACTCTGATGTAACAGTAATAGAGAAACAACAGTCACCAGGTGGCATGTGTGAATCAGTTGAAATCGAAG GAAGAATATATGATCTGGGAGGTCAGGTCCTTGCTGCAAATAGTGCTCCATCAATCTTCTACTTAGCTGGAGAGGTTGGGGCTGAAACAGAGGAAATGGACACTCATAAATTTGCCCTTATTGATTATACAACCGGAGCTCTCAAAGAAATGAAGTTAGTGGAGGATTACGTATCTGTAATCTCTCTTACTCTGAAACTCCAG GATAAAGCTAAGGCATCTGGTCGAATTGGAGTCCATGCAGTGAGTAACATTGCTCCAGATTTGGCTCCCGAATATCTGAAGGCTCAAGGCTTTCAATCCGTTCCCAAGTCGGTAATATACGGATACACTGCATCTGGATACGGATTTGTTGAAGACATGCCTTATGCATACATTCACGAGTTCACTAGGACTTCAATGGCCGGAAAAATCCGGCGGTTCAAGGGAGGTTACACAAGTCTTTGGAAGAAGCTGAGTGAACGCCTGCCCGTAAAATACCACTGCAACGCACTAGTTCAATCGGTTAACCGGGATTCATCTGGCATCAAAGTTGAAATTTTAACTGAAAACAAAGAAGTACAAGTCATGGATTTTGATAAAATGATTGTCTCTGGTTCTTTTCCCTTCAACAGTGGAAATACTTACAGATCACCTTCCCAGAATAAATCAG AAACTACCAAAGATAACATGGATTTCAGCGAGCTAGAAAAAGAGTTGTTTAGTAAAGTTCAAACTGTTGACTACTACACCACTGTCTTGAAGATAAAAGGATTGGAGCACATTCCAAAGGGTTTTTATTACTTCGACAAGTTCATGGAAGATCCTGCATCAATAGGAAACCCTGTAGCGATGCAGAGATTCTATGGGGACACGAATATTTTTCTGTTCTGGTCCTACGGGAACTCGGCAGATATCCAGGGAACCAGGGTGGCGGAGCTAGCTATTGATGCAGCTAAACGAATTGGAGGCGAAATAGAGGAAAtaattttacagcggaaatttaAGTACTTTCCTCATGTCAGCAGTGAAGGTATGCTTAACTCACCAAAAGATTAA
- the LOC140840271 gene encoding ETHYLENE INSENSITIVE 3-like 3 protein, whose protein sequence is MAVMEDIGVDISSDIEVHDIRAAVNMDEKDVSDEEIDEEELEKRIWKDRVRLKRIKERQKLELQQAAEKQKAKSSTDQARRKKMARAQDGILKYMLKLTEVCNARGFVYGIIPDKGKPVSGASENVRAWWKEKVKFDKNGPAATAKHEADCLFIEDGGGGQNGNSQRVLQDLQDATLGSLLSALMQHCNPPQRKYPLEKGVPPPWWPTGNEEWWIRLGLPKGQAPLYKKPHDLKKIWKVGVLTAVIKHMSPDITRIRRLVRQSKCLQDKMTAKESSIWLGVLIREESFVQHPSSDNGSSSISDAPSKDRASKKKPSVDSDSDYDVDDVDGMGSVSSKDVRRNESTDRLPFEPPVRVTPQPGKKQHAGEQSRKRKNPKSSFVNQLGVPSVNETPRKRKITKSGFAEQLTVPSPSEHQHEDLEGMVMNRNHNESLSGLLISERQPENGGTTMRPHEDNAQDNACLEAPDINLFYSFSSSNAASIRSVPSDNERLSYPSAQSADLETHPAHIFPASQNSQLQSRPQLVELHEKTQNSVSNHESQDAGLNHGLQNSIWRPGPQDSTVPQNSQLHDVSTGYLYHPSITVGSSHQGQMSDPPFSQVRYRPEDSGFPLPVLRRNRNDISGEGFPRLMPNAFPKDPDRHVDTQFTSLNSLSSELAAYSPFNLPFDGTSSLDTVDFDFVVDDNSADDSNFAELMKYFAS, encoded by the exons ATGGCTGTCATGGAAGATATCGGCGTGGATATCAG TTCGGATATTGAGGTTCATGACATACGAGCCGCTGTTAACATGGACGAGAAAGATGTTAGCGATGAAGAGATTGACGAAGAAGAATTGGAGAAGCGAATATGGAAGGACCGAGTCAGGCTCAAAAGGATTAAGGAAAGACAGAAGCTTGAGTTACAGCAAGCTGCAGAGAAGCAGAAAGCGAAGTCCTCCACGGATCAGGCACGCAGAAAGAAGATGGCTCGCGCTCAAGATGGCATTTTGAAATACATGTTGAAGCTCACAGAAGTCTGCAATGCTCGTGGATTTGTGTATGGCATTATTCCGGATAAGGGCAAGCCAGTTAGTGGTGCATCAGAAAATGTTAGAGCGTGGTGGAAAGAAAAGGTTAAGTTTGACAAGAACGGCCCTGCGGCCACTGCTAAGCATGAGGCCGACTGCCTTTTTATAGAAGATGGGGGTGGCGGTCAAAATGGTAATTCACAACGAGTCCTTCAAGATTTGCAAGATGCCACACTTGGATCTCTTTTATCTGCCTTGATGCAACATTGCAATCCGCCACAGCGTAAGTATCCACTCGAGAAGGGCGTCCCTCCACCTTGGTGGCCGACGGGGAATGAGGAATGGTGGATTAGACTGGGATTACCTAAGGGCCAGGCTCCTTTGTATAAGAAGCCGCATGATCTGAAGAAGATATGGAAAGTTGGGGTGCTGACTGCTGTTATAAAGCACATGTCACCCGATATCACAAGGATAAGGAGGCTAGTTAGGCAGTCCAAGTGTTTACAGGATAAGATGACTGCTAAAGAGAGCTCAATATGGCTAGGTGTTTTGATCAGGGAGGAGTCTTTTGTCCAGCATCCAAGTAGTGACAATGGATCATCTAGCATAAGTGATGCACCTTCCAAAGATCGTGCAAGTAAGAAAAAACCTTCTGTTGACAGTGACAGTGATTATGATGTCGATGATGTTGATGGCATGGGATCCGTTTCTTCTAAAGATGTTAGGAGAAATGAATCTACAGATAGATTACCTTTTGAGCCTCCTGTTCGTGTTACACCTCAACCTGGCAAGAAACAGCATGCAGGGGAACAATCCCGGAAAAGAAAAAACCCAAAATCCAGCTTTGTTAACCAACTGGGAGTACCTTCTGTTAATGAAACTCCACGAAAaagaaaaatcacaaaatcaggCTTTGCTGAACAACTGACAGTGCCATCTCCCAGTGAGCATCAACACGAGGATCTTGAAGGCATGGTGATGAACAGAAACCACAATGAGTCACTGTCTGGATTATTGATCAGTGAGAGGCAGCCAGAAAATGGTGGAACAACCATGAGGCCTCATGAGGACAATGCTCAGGACAATGCCTGCTTAGAAGCACCTGATATTAACTTATTCTactcattttcttcttcaaatgCTGCCTCCATAAGGAGCGTGCCTTCAGATAATGAACGCTTATCTTATCCATCGGCTCAGAGTGCTGACCTTGAAACTCATCCAGCTCATATTTTTCCCGCATCTCAGAATTCTCAGTTACAAAGCAGACCTCAACTTGTTGAGTTACATGAAAAAACACAAAATTCTGTGTCGAATCATGAATCCCAAGATGCAGGGTTGAATCATGGTCTCCAAAATTCTATTTGGCGTCCAGGACCACAAGATTCAACTGTTCCTCAAAATTCCCAGCTGCATGATGTATCGACTGGTTACTTGTATCATCCATCAATAACAGTTGGATCAAGCCATCAAGGACAGATGTCTGATCCACCATTCAGTCAGGTGCGATACAGACCAGAGGATTCTGGCTTCCCTTTACCAGTGTTGCGTAGGAACAGAAATGATATTTCTGGAGAAGGGTTCCCACGGTTGATGCCAAACGCATTTCCAAAAGATCCAGATAGGCATGTGGACACACAGTTCACTTCTCTCAATAGCTTGTCATCTGAGTTAGCAGCGTACAGTCCATTTAATCTTCCCTTTGATGGCACAAGTTCGTTAGATACTGTTGATTTCGACTTTGTTGTCGATGATAATTCAGCAGATGACAGTAACTTCGCTGAATTGATGAAGTACTTTGCTTCATAA
- the LOC140839331 gene encoding NAC domain-containing protein 72-like, with translation MECNLIINEEEDGSTVVPDIKPGVYFDPKDEELIQYLNKKINKEPIKYECIPSINLYKNSPHELTGAYSSLGRSNEWYFFTTRNRKYLNGKRPDRTTGNGYWKATGADKCVYDRNNVCIGYKRSLAFYEGKPPKEKKTNWLMHEYVVDQPASKQHNDANDMLLDSCVLCRIYMNSRGLSTKEDATISCQIKEQETNECSKSENLQATSNKRMKIGHDNVDLLVQQQQNFPAALEYGQSQNLDGSLYYFFGSTSDDVGRVYIENPQENASESFLVDPKPADASCGDCHLLNNSTPCTLMDSFGPSLYSMDDLWNDITQQI, from the exons ATGGAGTGTAATCTGATCATAAATGAGGAAGAAGATGGGAGTACTGTTGTACCTGATATCAAACCGGGGGTTTACTTCGACCCCAAAGACGAAGAACTCATTCAGTACTTGAACAAGAAGATTAATAAGGAGCCCATTAAATACGAATGTATCCCCAGCATCAACCTTTACAAGAATAGTCCCCATGAATTAACTG GGGCATATTCGAGTTTAGGCCGCTCCAACGAATGGTACTTCTTCACCACAAGAAATCGAAAGTATTTAAATGGAAAGCGACCGGACCGAACAACCGGTAACGGATACTGGAAGGCCACCGGAGCTGATAAATGTGTATATGATCGTAACAACGTTTGTATTGGATACAAGCGATCTTTAGCCTTTTACGAAGGAAAACccccaaaagaaaagaaaactaaTTGGCTTATGCACGAGTACGTGGTTGATCAGCCAGCTTCAAAACAACACAATGACGCTAATGACATGCTG TTAGACAGCTGTGTTTTGTGTCGGATTTATATGAATTCCCGCGGTCTGTCTACAAAGGAAGATGCTACAATTTCTTGTCAAATTAAAGAACAAGAAACCAACGAGTGTTCCAAAAGTGAGAACCTGCAGGCAACGTCAAACAAGCGTATGAAGATTGGACATGATAACGTTGATCTTTTGGTGCAACAACAGCAGAATTTTCCAGCAGCTCTAGAATACGGTCAGAGCCAAAATCTTGATGGATCGCTCTATTATTTTTTTGGAAGTACTTCGGACGACGTTGGGCGAGTATATATAGAGAATCCACAGGAAAACGCCAGTGAGAGCTTCTTGGTAGACCCTAAACCAGCAGATGCATCCTGCGGAGATTGCCATCTTCTCAACAATTCAACTCCTTGCACATTAATGGACTCTTTTGGACCATCTCTCTACAGCATGGATGATCTTTGGAATGACATCACGCAACAGATATAG
- the LOC140840272 gene encoding IRK-interacting protein-like yields MADVHTEHSKIGCSESGDGNDVSRKDIQAAFAKAVELRALHAVLTQGNKMRFNAASSPVSCLAPPFSAQDYPVFTPSYEDEPLPGYPYHLLENQNHTESWDEHTLGTENFDRIPNPKPRKGLLSEFISLEGHKFPAEDQNSGIGSCANNVTALEESPGLHSSKSRRNSAGELKSVSSCNRCNPGLISSESGSRTSFYSPPRNRVLKFPWIFSSTKKKKNKNESSPARPKPVEVSESGKDSEIVSTEMLKKELEEAKETRDSALIEVAEIKGSLVDLSQKMEYLETYCEELKKALRQEKLINLPKRGKPGDENAENFMPVSEEVMEEGFLQIVSETRLSMKQFCKILVGQIEETDHSLIDNMNMHLQPHKLSFNSKYSKAVLYHIEAIINQSLYQDFENCIFQKNGAPKILDPRQDCQAQFQSFVALRNLSWNEVLRKGTKYYSDEFSKFCDDKMSGIIATLGWTRPWPEQLLQAFFVAAKCVWLLHLLAFSFNPPLGILRVTENRPFDPHYMDDIFADRQRSQGPSRVKIMVMPGFYVRDRVLRCKVLCRYKYVA; encoded by the exons ATGGCGGATGTTCATACAGAGCACAGTAAAATTGGGTGCAGTGAAAGTGGGGATGGGAATGACGTAAGTAGAAAAGATATTCAAGCAGCGTTTGCCAAAGCTGTGGAGCTTCGAGCGCTTCACGCCGTTCTGACGCAGGGAAATAAGATGAGATTCAACGCGGCTTCTTCCCCTGTTTCTTGCCTTGCTCCGCCATTCTCCGCACAAGATTACCCTGTTTTTACTCCA AGTTATGAAGATGAACCTTTACCAGGATATCCATATCATCTGCTGGAAAACCAAAATCACACAGAAAGTTGGGATGAGCATACCTTAGGTACAGAAAATTTCGATCGAATTCCAaatccaaaaccaagaaaaggGTTGCTCTCCGAATTCATAAGCTTGGAGGGACACAAATTCCCCGCAGAAGATCAAAATTCGGGCATAGGTTCTTGTGCAAATAATGTTACTGCTCTAGAAGAATCACCCGGGCTTCATTCCAGCAAATCTAGAAGGAATAGTGCAGGAGAGCTTAAATCAGTATCATCTTGCAACAGATGCAACCCTGGTTTGATAAGTAGTGAATCAGGTTCAAGAACATCTTTTTATTCACCGCCAAGAAACAGGGTTCTGAAGTTTCCATGGATTTTTTCTAGtacaaagaagaagaagaacaagAATGAAAGTTCACCTGCTCGACCAAAGCCGGTGGAAGTTTCTGAAAGTGGTAAAGACTCGGAGATTGTTTCTACTGAGATGTTGAAGAAAGAACTGGAGGAAGCTAAAGAAACCCGAGATTCAGCCTTAATCGAAGTTGCAGAAATTAAGGGATCTTTAGTGGATTTAAGCCAGAAAATGGAGTACTTGGAGACATATTGCGAAGAACTGAAGAAGGCCTTGAGGCAAGAAAAGCTTATAAATCTTCCGAAAAGAGGGAAACCCGGTGATGAAAATGCAGAAAATTTCATGCCAGTTAGTGAAGAAGTGATGGAAGAGGGATTCTTACAGATTGTATCAGAGACAAGATTGTCAATGAAGCAGTTCTGCAAGATTCTTGTTGGGCAAATCGAAGAAACAGACCACTCGTTGATCGATAACATGAACATGCATCTTCAACCACACAAACTCTCTTTCAATTCCAAGTACTCTAAAGCGGTGTTATACCATATCGAGGCTATCATAAATCAATCACTCTACCAAGATTTTGAGAACTGTATTTTCCAAAAAAATGGAGCGCCTAAGATCTTGGACCCTCGTCAAGATTGCCAAGCTCAGTTCCAATCTTTTGTTGCACTACGAAATCTAAGTTGGAATGAGGTATTGAGGAAAGGAACGAAGTATTATAGTGACGAATTTAGCAAGTTCTGCGACGACAAAATGAGTGGCATAATTGCAACTCTAGGGTGGACTAGGCCGTGGCCCGAGCAGCTTCTGCAAGCATTTTTTGTTGCTGCTAAGTGTGTTTGGTTGCTCCATTTGCTTGCGTTTTCATTCAACCCTCCTTTGGGCATTCTCAGGGTCACTGAAAATAGGCCGTTCGACCCTCATTACATGGACGATATCTTTGCAGATAGGCAAAGATCACAAGGTCCAAGTCGGGTTAAAATCATGGTTATGCCTGGTTTTTATGTACGTGATAGGGTACTGAGGTGTAAAGTTCTTTGCAGATACAAATATGTGGCTTGA